From the Rhodoferax mekongensis genome, one window contains:
- the erpA gene encoding iron-sulfur cluster insertion protein ErpA, giving the protein MSAVAENIQTDMPAPILFTDSAAAKVADLIAEEGNPDLKLRVFVQGGGCSGFQYGFTFDEITNEDDTTMTKNGVSLLIDAMSYQYLVGAEIDYKEDLQGAQFVIKNPNATTTCGCGSSFST; this is encoded by the coding sequence ATGAGCGCTGTTGCCGAAAACATCCAAACTGACATGCCCGCCCCGATCCTGTTTACCGACAGTGCCGCGGCCAAAGTGGCTGACTTGATTGCCGAAGAAGGCAACCCTGATTTGAAACTGCGTGTATTCGTGCAGGGCGGTGGTTGCTCCGGCTTCCAATACGGCTTTACCTTCGATGAAATCACCAACGAAGACGACACCACCATGACCAAAAACGGTGTGTCCTTGTTGATTGACGCGATGAGCTACCAATACTTGGTTGGCGCCGAGATTGACTACAAGGAAGACTTGCAAGGCGCCCAGTTTGTGATCAAGAATCCGAACGCCACGACCACCTGCGGTTGCGG
- a CDS encoding bactofilin family protein, translated as MFNKNKQPPIKSLIADGTEIQGNLSFSDGLRVDGVIVGNVLAAEAVASILVISDSASITGAITADHIIINGTVKGPIHARRMLELQPKARIEGDIEYAALEMHQGALIAGQLRPMLAGEEKPTLKLAANNQ; from the coding sequence ATGTTCAACAAAAATAAGCAGCCCCCCATCAAAAGCCTGATTGCCGATGGCACCGAAATTCAGGGCAACCTGTCATTCTCGGATGGCTTGCGCGTAGACGGAGTCATTGTTGGGAATGTGTTGGCAGCAGAGGCCGTGGCCAGCATTCTGGTGATTTCGGATTCTGCAAGCATTACCGGCGCGATCACTGCAGACCACATCATCATCAATGGCACCGTAAAGGGCCCTATCCATGCCCGGCGCATGCTGGAACTCCAGCCCAAAGCCCGTATTGAAGGTGACATTGAATACGCCGCACTGGAGATGCACCAGGGTGCTCTCATCGCGGGTCAGTTGCGCCCCATGCTGGCTGGTGAAGAAAAACCCACACTGAAACTAGCGGCAAATAACCAGTAA
- a CDS encoding DUF6776 family protein, producing the protein MRFRLLRRRLTISAPRMAVRSALPWPFRWALLAIVLGFCAAIGLWAFEFGKDIAGLEKGSKDELMQLRANAAALQTEMLTLKAERDKAQSIANTADTLVTAERAAQEKLIAQVKQLEADNRTLRDDLGFFEKLIPSGGTEGVAIRGLQAELISPTTLKWQALVMQAGRNTQEFAGRLEITLVGTANGKTWTASLPDGAMPVKLKQYGRLEGEFQLPPQTVVKSVSARVLEGTTVRATQTLKL; encoded by the coding sequence ATGAGATTCCGTCTATTACGCCGCCGCCTCACCATCAGTGCCCCTCGCATGGCCGTGCGCAGTGCATTGCCGTGGCCATTCCGCTGGGCCTTGCTTGCCATCGTGTTGGGCTTTTGTGCTGCCATTGGTTTATGGGCGTTTGAGTTCGGCAAAGACATTGCTGGTCTGGAAAAAGGCTCCAAAGACGAATTGATGCAGCTCAGGGCCAACGCTGCCGCTCTCCAAACGGAAATGCTGACCCTGAAGGCCGAGCGGGACAAGGCCCAATCGATTGCCAACACGGCGGATACCTTGGTGACGGCAGAAAGAGCCGCCCAGGAAAAACTCATCGCGCAGGTCAAGCAACTGGAGGCGGACAACCGCACATTGCGGGACGACCTCGGTTTTTTTGAGAAGCTGATCCCGTCAGGTGGCACCGAGGGCGTAGCGATCCGGGGTCTTCAGGCAGAACTGATATCCCCGACCACACTAAAATGGCAGGCGCTGGTCATGCAGGCCGGCCGTAACACCCAAGAGTTTGCAGGTCGTTTGGAAATAACTCTGGTGGGTACGGCCAACGGAAAAACCTGGACCGCTTCGTTGCCGGACGGCGCCATGCCCGTCAAGCTCAAGCAGTACGGGCGTTTGGAAGGGGAGTTCCAACTCCCTCCTCAAACCGTGGTGAAAAGTGTGTCAGCACGTGTCCTTGAAGGTACGACGGTCCGCGCGACCCAGACCCTCAAGCTCTAG
- the rpsI gene encoding 30S ribosomal protein S9, whose translation MIGEWNNGTGRRKSSVARVFLKKGTGKITVNGKDIENFFGRQTSIMICKQPLLLTNHAESFDIMVNVAGGGESGQAGATRHGITRALIDYDASLKPALSQAGFVTRDAREVERKKVGFHGARRRKQFSKR comes from the coding sequence ATGATTGGTGAATGGAACAATGGAACAGGCCGTCGCAAATCCAGCGTCGCCCGCGTTTTCCTCAAAAAAGGCACTGGCAAGATCACCGTGAACGGTAAGGACATCGAAAACTTTTTCGGTCGCCAAACCTCCATCATGATCTGCAAGCAACCCCTGCTGTTGACGAATCACGCAGAATCGTTTGACATCATGGTCAACGTTGCTGGCGGCGGTGAATCCGGCCAAGCGGGTGCTACCCGTCACGGCATCACACGTGCTTTGATCGATTACGACGCGAGCCTCAAGCCCGCACTGAGCCAAGCCGGCTTCGTAACTCGTGACGCACGTGAAGTGGAACGTAAGAAGGTCGGCTTCCACGGCGCACGTCGTCGCAAGCAGTTCTCCAAGCGTTAA
- the rplM gene encoding 50S ribosomal protein L13 → MSTFSAKPAEVVHEWFVVDATDKVLGRVASEVALRLRGKHKAIYTPHVDTGDFIVVINAAQLKVTGTKSLDKVYYRHSGYPGGITATNFRDMQSKHPGRALEKAVKGMLPKGPLGYAMIKKLKVYGGAEHPHTAQQPKVLEL, encoded by the coding sequence ATGTCTACATTCAGCGCAAAACCCGCTGAGGTCGTGCACGAGTGGTTTGTGGTTGACGCGACCGACAAGGTCCTCGGACGAGTAGCCAGCGAAGTTGCTCTCCGTTTGCGCGGCAAACACAAGGCCATTTACACGCCTCACGTCGATACCGGTGATTTCATCGTCGTTATCAACGCAGCCCAACTCAAAGTGACTGGCACCAAGTCCTTGGACAAGGTGTACTACCGCCACTCCGGTTACCCCGGCGGTATCACAGCCACCAACTTCCGTGACATGCAGTCCAAGCATCCCGGTCGCGCTTTGGAAAAAGCCGTCAAGGGCATGCTGCCCAAGGGGCCCCTGGGCTACGCCATGATCAAGAAGCTCAAGGTGTACGGTGGTGCTGAGCACCCCCACACTGCCCAGCAACCCAAAGTGTTGGAACTGTAA
- a CDS encoding serine/threonine protein kinase produces the protein MADITTPTSKPKATAAGHLDALAPGTRLAEFEVQGLLGVGGFGMVYRGYDHSLHRAVAIKEYMPTSLAGRDGNQAVTVKSAVDTGSFDSGLRSFMAEARLLARFDHPSLVKVYRFWEANNTAYMAMPLYEGITLKEARRRMSGPPPQAWLQSVLWSVLAGLKVLHDNSTLHRDVSPDNIFLQNVGPPVLLDLGAARRAILDTSHKHTAVLKVNYAPIEQYADAQDMQEGPWTDLYAVAAVMHGCICNEPPLPATFRAVRDRMPSFEQVTQTAQTHFNQTYSDSFVQAISHALAIEPTERTASVEAFAREIGMKSPPDLARFDWRKALGDSVTLAETGDDPSPITTELLTTQPASDFPDTVFQPSTYDHSKTVKTPSRADTAAKPRAVRGSAKVSKGMPLWLWLVPAVLLLALIAWWVRPTVPPSAVVMPPTPASTPEAVIPEPVKTPSVPADSLPVSKPTAPAVANVSKAPGSEAMGSAQRTVVPAKPVAQAPVAAFDKAVTSKPQPRTDAKPLEDKPAPAKDPVAICAEASILTRTMCVYRACQKPEFYHLPVCVADRQHWEEQNKARN, from the coding sequence ATGGCTGACATCACCACACCGACCAGTAAACCCAAGGCCACCGCGGCCGGGCATCTGGACGCCCTTGCACCCGGAACCCGATTGGCTGAATTCGAAGTCCAAGGGCTGCTGGGCGTTGGTGGTTTCGGCATGGTTTACCGGGGCTACGACCACTCCTTGCACAGGGCGGTGGCCATCAAGGAATACATGCCCACCAGTTTGGCGGGACGTGATGGCAACCAAGCTGTCACCGTCAAGTCCGCAGTGGACACTGGATCGTTCGATTCAGGCTTGCGTTCTTTTATGGCCGAGGCGCGTTTGCTGGCACGGTTTGACCACCCGTCTCTGGTGAAGGTGTACCGCTTCTGGGAGGCAAATAACACTGCCTATATGGCCATGCCCCTCTACGAGGGCATCACACTGAAGGAGGCAAGGCGTCGCATGAGCGGTCCGCCGCCTCAGGCGTGGCTTCAGTCGGTTCTGTGGTCGGTGCTGGCGGGGTTGAAGGTGCTTCACGACAACAGCACCTTGCACCGCGATGTATCGCCGGACAATATCTTCTTGCAAAACGTCGGACCGCCGGTGCTGCTGGATCTGGGCGCCGCCCGCCGCGCGATTCTGGACACCAGCCACAAACATACGGCGGTGCTCAAGGTGAATTACGCACCTATTGAGCAATATGCCGACGCTCAGGATATGCAGGAAGGCCCTTGGACAGATTTGTATGCCGTTGCCGCCGTGATGCACGGCTGCATTTGCAATGAGCCGCCTTTGCCTGCCACCTTCCGGGCCGTGCGGGACCGTATGCCGAGCTTTGAGCAGGTCACACAAACGGCCCAGACGCATTTCAACCAGACCTACTCCGATAGCTTTGTACAGGCGATTTCGCACGCACTGGCCATTGAGCCCACCGAGCGCACGGCCAGCGTTGAGGCTTTTGCCCGAGAAATAGGCATGAAATCGCCTCCTGACCTGGCCCGGTTTGATTGGCGCAAAGCTTTGGGCGATTCGGTTACCTTGGCCGAGACCGGTGATGATCCGTCGCCGATTACGACTGAGTTGTTGACGACCCAGCCCGCATCGGACTTTCCGGATACTGTTTTCCAGCCCTCGACTTACGACCATTCCAAAACTGTCAAAACCCCGTCACGGGCCGACACGGCGGCCAAACCACGCGCTGTCAGAGGCTCTGCGAAGGTCAGTAAGGGCATGCCGCTTTGGCTTTGGCTGGTGCCGGCGGTATTGCTGCTGGCGCTAATCGCGTGGTGGGTGCGGCCGACCGTTCCTCCTTCAGCGGTCGTTATGCCGCCCACGCCCGCCTCTACCCCTGAGGCGGTGATCCCAGAGCCGGTAAAGACGCCCTCCGTGCCCGCCGACTCCTTGCCCGTGTCCAAGCCGACTGCACCGGCTGTTGCCAATGTTTCCAAGGCGCCTGGCTCGGAGGCGATGGGTAGCGCGCAGCGTACGGTTGTCCCTGCAAAGCCTGTGGCTCAGGCGCCTGTAGCGGCTTTTGACAAGGCGGTGACATCCAAGCCGCAGCCACGCACTGATGCCAAGCCTTTGGAAGACAAACCCGCTCCCGCCAAAGATCCGGTTGCGATTTGTGCGGAGGCCAGCATCCTGACCCGGACCATGTGCGTCTACCGGGCGTGCCAGAAACCTGAGTTTTACCATCTGCCGGTTTGCGTGGCAGACCGCCAACACTGGGAAGAGCAGAACAAGGCCCGTAACTGA
- a CDS encoding 23S rRNA (adenine(2030)-N(6))-methyltransferase RlmJ, whose product MFSYRHAFHAGNHADVLKHTTLLAVLRHMTQKETALNVFDTHAGAGLYRLDGDFAKTSEEAAEGFLKLVATKPEKPFAPALQDYIDMVAGFNAGNHWSVYPGSPFIIQSLLSGRDKLKLFELHPTDTKTLIANVAQLEAGRQVTVLREDGFEGLKKFLPPPSRRALVLCDPSYEVKNDYARVVGMVADAMQRFATGTYAVWYPIIPRPEAHDLPKKLKTMANKAGKSWLHATLTVKSSKLTQDAQGEVVRPGLPASGMFLINPPHTLKAALKDALPQMVELLGQDTNATSTLNAGG is encoded by the coding sequence ATGTTCAGTTACCGACACGCCTTCCACGCCGGCAACCATGCCGACGTGCTAAAACACACCACATTGCTGGCTGTATTGCGTCACATGACGCAAAAAGAAACCGCCCTCAACGTCTTTGACACCCATGCCGGTGCGGGCTTGTACCGGTTGGATGGCGACTTTGCCAAGACCAGCGAGGAAGCCGCCGAGGGCTTTCTGAAGCTGGTTGCCACCAAGCCTGAAAAGCCGTTTGCCCCCGCGTTGCAAGACTACATCGACATGGTGGCGGGCTTTAACGCCGGCAACCATTGGTCGGTGTACCCCGGCTCGCCCTTCATCATCCAAAGCCTGCTGAGCGGTCGCGACAAGCTCAAGCTCTTCGAGCTGCACCCCACCGACACCAAAACACTGATCGCCAACGTTGCCCAGCTGGAAGCCGGCCGACAAGTCACCGTGCTGCGGGAAGATGGTTTTGAAGGGCTCAAGAAGTTTTTGCCTCCACCATCACGCCGTGCGCTGGTGCTATGCGACCCCAGCTACGAAGTCAAAAACGACTACGCCCGCGTGGTCGGCATGGTGGCAGATGCCATGCAACGCTTTGCAACCGGCACGTATGCGGTGTGGTACCCCATCATCCCTCGCCCGGAAGCGCACGACCTGCCCAAAAAGCTCAAGACCATGGCGAACAAGGCCGGCAAGTCTTGGCTGCACGCGACACTGACCGTCAAGTCCAGCAAGCTCACGCAGGATGCCCAAGGTGAAGTGGTACGCCCCGGACTGCCCGCCAGCGGCATGTTTTTGATCAACCCGCCCCACACCCTCAAAGCAGCACTCAAAGATGCGCTGCCGCAGATGGTGGAGCTGCTGGGTCAGGACACCAACGCGACGTCCACCCTGAACGCCGGCGGCTAA
- the metF gene encoding methylenetetrahydrofolate reductase [NAD(P)H]: MTMSTNQRIPLSLEFFPPKTPEGAEKLRTVRQQLYGLKPEFCSVTFGAGGSTQEGTFNTVRDILSEGVSAASHFSCVGATKSTVREQLATLKTMGVKRLVALRGDLPSGYGAGGEFHYASDLVAFIRAETGDDFHIEVAAYPEVHPQAKSPASDLLAFATKVKAGANSAITQYFYNSDAYFRFQEEVDALGITVPVVPGIMPITSSTQLMRFSDACGAEIPRWIRLRLQSYGDDVASIKAFGLEVVTDLCEQLRAGGAPALHFYTMNQSAPTLALCENLGLGA; the protein is encoded by the coding sequence ATGACTATGTCTACCAACCAACGGATTCCACTGAGCCTGGAGTTTTTCCCGCCCAAAACGCCGGAAGGCGCTGAAAAGCTGCGCACCGTGCGCCAGCAGCTCTACGGGCTCAAGCCTGAGTTTTGCTCGGTGACTTTCGGTGCAGGCGGCTCCACCCAGGAAGGTACGTTCAACACCGTGCGCGACATCCTGTCAGAGGGCGTGAGCGCGGCGTCCCATTTTTCGTGTGTGGGGGCGACCAAGTCCACCGTGCGCGAGCAATTGGCTACCTTGAAGACCATGGGCGTGAAACGATTGGTGGCCTTGCGGGGCGACTTGCCCAGCGGTTACGGTGCTGGCGGCGAGTTCCATTACGCCAGCGACCTGGTGGCATTCATCCGTGCCGAGACGGGCGATGACTTTCACATCGAGGTGGCGGCCTACCCGGAAGTGCACCCGCAAGCCAAGTCGCCGGCGAGCGATTTGCTGGCTTTCGCCACCAAGGTGAAAGCAGGTGCCAATTCAGCGATCACCCAGTACTTTTACAACTCTGACGCCTACTTCCGCTTCCAGGAAGAGGTGGATGCATTGGGCATCACCGTGCCTGTGGTGCCCGGCATCATGCCCATCACCAGCTCTACCCAGTTGATGCGCTTTTCGGACGCTTGCGGTGCAGAGATTCCCCGCTGGATTCGTCTGCGGCTGCAGAGCTACGGGGATGATGTGGCTTCCATCAAGGCCTTCGGTCTGGAGGTAGTGACAGACTTGTGCGAACAGCTGCGTGCCGGTGGCGCGCCTGCACTGCACTTCTACACCATGAACCAGAGTGCGCCCACTCTGGCTTTGTGCGAGAACCTGGGCCTGGGCGCTTAA
- a CDS encoding TlyA family RNA methyltransferase encodes MRIDQLLVQRGLASTRSQAQRLIADGVEWLKMELSGEVWKRVAKNGDDVPDGAKIRLLDDSEARYVSRGGLKLEAALKHVGLSVTGLRCLDVGQSTGGFTDCLLQAGAQSVVGVDVGSAQLHPTLRDDTRVLCVESVNARTLSAADLIAAYADSTGAGGQFDVEPDGDDGWDDEDDFDDEDDARPPVDASDDADEEAVELPPEFAPPFDLLVADLSFISQTLVLPAAVPLLKEGGIMLTLVKPQFELQPGQVGKGGIVKDPAMYPIVEQRLRDTCADLGLTVTHWFDSAIEGGDGNREFFICARKAG; translated from the coding sequence ATGCGAATTGATCAACTTTTGGTGCAGCGCGGGCTGGCCAGCACCCGCTCGCAGGCGCAGCGCCTGATTGCGGATGGCGTGGAGTGGCTGAAGATGGAGCTTTCGGGCGAAGTCTGGAAGCGTGTGGCCAAAAATGGCGACGACGTGCCCGATGGCGCCAAGATCCGTTTGCTCGATGATTCCGAAGCGCGATATGTGTCCCGCGGTGGCCTCAAGCTCGAGGCGGCGCTGAAGCACGTTGGCTTGTCTGTCACCGGCTTGCGTTGTCTGGATGTGGGGCAGAGCACCGGTGGCTTCACCGACTGCCTGCTCCAGGCTGGCGCGCAATCGGTGGTGGGTGTGGATGTGGGCAGTGCCCAGCTGCACCCAACGCTGCGCGACGATACCCGCGTGCTGTGTGTCGAGAGTGTCAATGCCCGTACCCTGTCCGCTGCAGATTTGATAGCTGCCTACGCAGACAGCACGGGCGCTGGTGGGCAATTTGATGTTGAACCCGATGGCGATGACGGCTGGGATGATGAGGACGACTTCGACGACGAAGACGACGCCCGCCCGCCCGTGGATGCGTCGGATGATGCTGACGAAGAGGCCGTGGAGCTGCCGCCTGAGTTTGCGCCGCCGTTTGACCTCTTGGTCGCTGACCTGTCCTTCATTTCGCAGACCCTGGTATTGCCTGCTGCAGTGCCCTTGTTGAAAGAGGGCGGCATCATGCTGACCTTGGTGAAGCCGCAGTTTGAATTGCAGCCGGGTCAGGTGGGCAAGGGCGGTATCGTCAAAGATCCGGCCATGTACCCCATCGTGGAGCAGCGCTTGCGCGATACCTGCGCCGATCTGGGGCTGACCGTGACGCATTGGTTCGACTCCGCCATTGAAGGTGGAGACGGGAACCGCGAATTCTTTATTTGTGCCCGCAAGGCGGGCTGA
- the ahcY gene encoding adenosylhomocysteinase codes for MSAVLKLVKNAKTPKAVKATKAVAAAKAVVAQFEDYKIADLSLADWGRKELTIAETEMPGLMAIREEFAKSQPLKGARITGSLHMTIQTGVLVETLQALGAEVRWASCNIFSTQDHAAAALVAKGTPVFAHKGESLEEYWDFTHRIFEFGGKKGTAAEGPNMILDDGGDATLLMHLGARAEKDIKVLAKPGSEEEVCLFNAIKAKLKVDPTWYSRRLKNIIGVTEETTTGVMRLEEMSAKGTLALRAINVNDSVTKSKFDNLYGCRESLVDGIKRATDVMIAGKVAVVAGYGDVGKGSAQALRALSAQVWVTEIDPINALQAAMEGYKVVTMEYAADKADIFVTTTGNKNVITYAHMDAMKDQAIVCNIGHFDNEIDVASLSKCKWEEIKPQVDHVIFPAKGKKASKRIILLAKGRLVNLGCGTGHPSFVMSSSFANQTIAQIELFTKPKDYKAGKVYVLPKHLDEKVARLHLKKVGAMLTELTDEQAAYIGVSKAGPYKKDTYRY; via the coding sequence ATGAGCGCTGTATTGAAACTGGTTAAGAACGCCAAGACCCCCAAAGCCGTGAAGGCCACCAAAGCGGTAGCTGCCGCCAAAGCGGTCGTCGCCCAATTTGAAGACTACAAAATTGCCGACCTGAGCCTGGCCGATTGGGGCCGCAAAGAGCTGACCATCGCCGAAACCGAAATGCCCGGCCTGATGGCCATCCGTGAAGAGTTCGCCAAGAGCCAGCCGCTCAAGGGCGCACGCATCACCGGTTCCCTGCACATGACCATCCAGACCGGCGTGCTGGTCGAAACCCTGCAAGCCTTGGGCGCCGAAGTGCGTTGGGCTTCTTGCAACATCTTCTCCACCCAAGACCACGCAGCCGCTGCGCTGGTGGCCAAGGGTACGCCCGTGTTCGCCCACAAGGGTGAGTCGCTGGAAGAGTACTGGGACTTCACCCACCGCATTTTTGAATTCGGTGGCAAGAAGGGCACTGCGGCTGAAGGCCCGAACATGATTCTGGACGACGGCGGCGATGCCACCTTGTTGATGCACCTGGGCGCTCGCGCTGAGAAAGACATCAAGGTGCTGGCCAAGCCCGGCAGCGAAGAAGAAGTGTGCCTGTTCAATGCCATCAAGGCCAAGCTGAAGGTGGACCCCACCTGGTACAGCCGTCGCCTGAAGAACATCATCGGCGTGACTGAAGAAACCACCACCGGTGTGATGCGTCTGGAAGAAATGTCCGCCAAGGGCACTCTGGCCCTGCGTGCCATCAACGTGAACGACTCTGTGACCAAGAGCAAGTTCGATAACCTGTACGGTTGCCGCGAATCGCTGGTGGACGGTATCAAGCGCGCGACCGACGTGATGATCGCCGGCAAGGTGGCTGTGGTGGCGGGTTACGGTGACGTGGGCAAGGGTTCTGCCCAAGCGCTGCGTGCACTGTCCGCCCAAGTGTGGGTGACCGAAATCGACCCGATCAACGCCCTGCAAGCCGCCATGGAAGGCTACAAAGTGGTGACCATGGAATACGCTGCCGACAAGGCCGACATTTTCGTGACTACCACCGGCAACAAGAACGTGATCACCTACGCGCACATGGATGCGATGAAGGACCAGGCCATCGTCTGCAACATCGGTCACTTCGACAATGAAATCGATGTGGCTTCCCTGTCCAAGTGCAAGTGGGAAGAGATCAAGCCCCAGGTGGACCACGTGATCTTCCCCGCCAAGGGCAAGAAGGCTTCCAAGCGCATCATCCTGTTGGCCAAGGGCCGCTTGGTGAACCTGGGTTGCGGTACCGGTCACCCCAGCTTTGTGATGTCCTCCAGCTTTGCGAATCAGACGATCGCCCAGATCGAACTATTCACCAAGCCCAAGGATTACAAGGCCGGCAAGGTCTATGTGTTGCCCAAGCACCTGGACGAAAAAGTGGCACGTTTGCACCTGAAGAAGGTCGGCGCCATGTTGACCGAACTGACCGACGAGCAGGCTGCGTACATCGGCGTGAGCAAAGCCGGTCCGTACAAGAAAGACACGTACAGGTACTGA
- a CDS encoding substrate-binding domain-containing protein → MSIKQLAQALGLSTSTVSRALNGYTDVNALTRTRVKEMADAMGYRPDAGARRLVRGNTDAIGIVYSAAVENLGNPQFLDMADGLGERLEREHQDLLLAVAKNETELEIYERLFRGGRVDAVIVPNTRVQDPRVDFLLENNYPFVGYGRTADCAHYSWLDFDNDLGSQLAVEHLLALGHTRIAYVHAPLELNFAFQRHRGYISTLKTAGVECPPGYCIGGVNDRRSGLNAVAQVLALSPRPTAVLVDNNLGGVGLIRGLMDAKLRVGQDISVVVHGDIPQDTLLTGLDVTTVTQPTPQTTGFALAEMVMKVLRDPEGGPYQLLRQPALQVGTSTGPAA, encoded by the coding sequence GTGAGCATCAAGCAGTTGGCCCAGGCATTGGGTCTGTCCACTTCCACGGTCAGCAGGGCCCTGAACGGGTACACCGACGTCAATGCCCTGACCCGCACCCGTGTGAAGGAAATGGCAGACGCCATGGGCTACCGCCCCGATGCGGGTGCGCGCAGGCTGGTGCGCGGCAATACCGATGCGATCGGGATTGTGTATTCCGCTGCGGTCGAAAACTTGGGTAACCCGCAGTTTCTGGACATGGCCGATGGTTTGGGCGAGCGCTTGGAGCGTGAGCACCAGGACTTGCTGCTGGCGGTGGCCAAGAACGAGACCGAGCTCGAAATCTACGAGCGCCTGTTCCGGGGTGGCCGGGTGGATGCGGTCATCGTGCCCAACACCCGGGTGCAGGACCCGCGTGTGGATTTTCTGCTGGAGAACAACTACCCCTTTGTGGGCTACGGCCGCACGGCCGACTGCGCGCATTACTCCTGGCTGGACTTTGACAACGACCTTGGCAGCCAGTTGGCGGTGGAGCACTTGCTCGCCCTAGGCCATACGCGCATTGCCTATGTGCACGCGCCGCTGGAGCTGAACTTCGCCTTTCAACGCCATCGGGGCTACATCAGCACCCTGAAGACAGCAGGCGTGGAGTGCCCGCCCGGCTATTGCATAGGGGGGGTGAACGACAGGCGCAGCGGCCTGAATGCCGTGGCGCAGGTCTTGGCCTTGTCACCCCGGCCGACCGCTGTGCTGGTGGACAACAACCTGGGCGGCGTGGGCCTGATCCGTGGACTGATGGATGCCAAGTTGCGGGTGGGGCAGGACATCTCGGTCGTGGTGCATGGCGACATTCCGCAGGACACCTTGCTCACCGGCTTGGACGTCACCACCGTGACCCAGCCCACCCCGCAAACCACCGGTTTCGCTTTGGCTGAGATGGTGATGAAGGTGCTGCGCGACCCCGAGGGCGGCCCTTACCAGCTGTTGCGCCAGCCGGCATTGCAGGTGGGTACCAGTACCGGCCCAGCGGCCTGA